In a genomic window of Scyliorhinus torazame isolate Kashiwa2021f chromosome 5, sScyTor2.1, whole genome shotgun sequence:
- the LOC140422733 gene encoding uncharacterized protein, with product SSLERHQDSYTMEKPWKCGDCGKGFNYPSLLEMHRRSHTGERPFTCSVCGKGFIQSSHLLTHQQVHIDERLFNQSDCDNSKSSEDLVKHQVVRTERQFSCSHCGKLFKRSQNLIEHERTHTGERPFTCSVCGKGFTRSSHLATHRLVHSDNRPFKCTECEKSYKTTSDLLIHQRVHNEERPFRCTICGKGFTQLSGLQKHQRVHTGERSFTCSLCGKGFIYLTSLRSHQLVHSDKKPFKCSECEKSFKTTSVLLRHQ from the coding sequence TCCAGTCTGGAGAGACACCAGGACTCGTACacaatggagaaaccgtggaaatgtggggattgtgggaagggattcaattacccatccctgctggaaatgcatcgacgcagtcacactggagagaggccattcacctgctctgtgtgtggtaagggattcattcagtcatcccacctgctgacacatcagcaagttcacattgaTGAGAGGCTGTTTAACCAGTCAGACTGTGATAACTCTAAAAGCTCCGAGGACCTGGTCAAGCACCAGGTTGTTCGCACTGAGAGACAGTTCagttgctctcactgtgggaagctaTTCAAACGATCACAGAATCTCATTGAACacgaacgcactcacactggggagagaccattcacctgctctgtgtgtgggaaaggattcacacgaTCATCCCACCTCGCTACTCACAGATTGGTTCACAGTGATAACAGACCTTTCAAATGTACTGAATGCGAGAAGAGTTATAAAACCACAAGTgatctgctgatacaccagcgggttcacaacgaggagaggccgttcagatgtacaatatgtgggaagggatttactcagttatctggcctccagaaacaccagcgagttcacactggggagaggtcattcacctgctccttatgtggaaagggattcatttatTTAACTAGCCTCcgatcacaccaacttgttcactcggataagaaacctttcaaatgttctgaatgtgagaagagctttaaaaccacaagtgttctgctgagacatcagtga
- the LOC140418589 gene encoding uncharacterized protein, giving the protein MDAPNLLQPEYHRVLKVEEKSTIHSEEKPYTCSVCGRGFNRSSGLSKHKCRHDGEKPWKCEDCGKGFNYPSELEIHQRGHTGERPFTCSDCGRGFTKSSILLTHQRTHSGEKPFTCSDCGKRFTQSSTLQKHQRIHTGEKPFTCSVCGMGFSQSSTLLTHQRIHTREKPFTCSECGKRFSHQSTLLTHQQVHTRQRPFICFECGKGFINSSHLMVHQRVHTDERPFKCLDCRKCFKTSQELVSHQQVHTDEKPFRCSHCGTGFRRSSHLTVHQRTHTGERPFICYKCGKRFTQSSALLRHQRVHTGERLFICSDCGKRFIQSSNLLTHQQVHTGERQFTCSSCWK; this is encoded by the coding sequence ATGGACGCGCCCAATCTATTGCAACCTGAATATCATCGTGTTTTGAAGGTGGAAGAAAaaagcaccattcacagtgaggagaaaccgtacacgtgttctgtgtgtggacgagggttCAATCGATCATCTGGCCTTTCAAAACATAAATGTAGGCATGATGGGGAGaagccgtggaaatgtgaggactgtgggaaaggattcaattacccatcagagctggaaattcatcagcgtggtcacaccggggagaggccattcacctgctcggactgtgggaggggatttactaagtcatccatcctgctgacacaccagcgcacacacagtggggagaagccattcacctgctctgactgtgggaagagattcactcagtcatccaccctgcagaaacatcagcgaatacacactggggagaaaccattcacctgttctgtgtgtgggatgggattcagtcagtcatccaccctgctgacacaccagcgaatacacaccagggagaagccatttacctgctctgagtgtgggaagagattctctcACCAatccaccctgctgacacaccagcaggttcacactagacagagaccgttcatctgcttcgagtgtgggaagggattcattaattcatcacaCCTGATGGTACACCAAAGAGTTCATActgacgagagaccttttaaatgtctggACTGCAGGAAGTGTTTTAAAACCTCGCAGGAACTGGTCTCCCATCAACAGGTccacactgatgagaaaccgttcaggtgctctcactgcgggactgggttcagacgatcgtctcatctcactgtacaccagcgcactcacactggggagaggccattcatctgctacaagtgtggaaagagattcactcagtcatccgctctgctaagacaccagcgagttcacactggggagaggctgttcatctgctctgattgtgggaagagattcattcagtcatccaacctgctgacacaccaacaagttcacaccggggagagacagtTTACCTGTTCCTCGTGttggaagtga